Proteins from a genomic interval of Archocentrus centrarchus isolate MPI-CPG fArcCen1 unplaced genomic scaffold, fArcCen1 scaffold_136_ctg1, whole genome shotgun sequence:
- the LOC115775448 gene encoding claudin-18-like: MAATLCQGLGFILSLIGIAGIIAATGMDQWATQDLFDNVVTAVYSYSGLWRSCVQQSSGFTECRPYFTILGLPALLQAVRALMIVGIVLGAIGLLIAIFSLKCLKMGNMEDNLKATMTLSAGIMLLLAGVCGIAGVSAFANLIVQSFQFTTYASGFSNTGGLTGTLTPRYTFGPALFVGWIGGAILFIGGILMCLACRGMTPEKNQGYDGMAYKAASQSAMYRSDTRSRPVYNDSYKAQSMDGRQANQRFDYV; this comes from the exons ATGGCAGCCACGTTGTGTCAGGGGTTAGGCTTCATCCTGAGTTTGATAGGGATAGCAGGAATAATCGCTGCGACAGGGATGGACCAGTGGGCCACGCAAGACCTCTTTGATAATGTCGTGACGGCCGTGTACTCGTACTCGGGCCTGTGGAGGTCCTGCGTTCAGCAGAGCTCCGGCTTCACAGAGTGCCGACCGTACTTCACCATTCTCGGCCTGCCAG CTCTGCTCCAAGCCGTCCGAGCCTTGATGATTGTTGGGATTGTTCTTGGCGCGATCGGCTTGCTGATCGCCATATTCTCGCTCAAGTGcttgaaaatgggaaatatggAGGACAACCTCAAAGCCACCATGACTCTGTCGGCCGGGATCATGCTTCTCCTCGCAG gtGTCTGTGGGATTGCTGGGGTGTCAGCCTTTGCTAACCTGATTGTACAAAGTTTTCAGTTCACTACATACGCCAGTGGATTCAGCAACACTGGTGGACTAACAGGAACTCTGACTCCACG GTACACGTTTGGCCCTGCACTCTTTGTGGGTTGGATCGGTGGTGCCATCTTGTTCATTGGTGGTATCTTGATGTGCCTGGCCTGCCGTGGAATGACTCCAGAGAAGAACCAGGG GTACGATGGGATGGCCTACAAAGCTGCATCCCAGAGCGCCATGTACAGGTCCGACACCAGATCTCGGCCCGTCTACAACGACTCCTACAAAGCTCAGAGCATGGACGGGAGGCAGGCGAACCAGAGATTCGACTACGTCTAG